ATCATTGACGAGCAAACCGACGGGGCGCTGATCCTGACCCTGACCGCCGCGGGCGAAAAAGAACTCCTTTCCTGGCTCTATTCCTACCTTCCCGATGTCGAGGTGCTGCAACCAGAGTCTTTGCGCCGGGCGTTTTGTGCCGCTCTTGAGCACGGCTTGAAGGGGGCGAGAAAAGTCCGCCCCGTTGCGTCACGGTGGCTAAATGTATCGAAAAATCCCTGACAGCCAACTTGCTTTCGAGGCAGCAACAGAATCCGCATGGCTTTGCCTGACCTCGTCTTGACAATCTGTTTTTTTGGGTTTACATAAAGATACATGATTTGTAACTTTATGTGAACCTGGATGGCCTATGCAACCGCTGAAGCAACTGGCAAAAATTCTCGCAGAACTCGCGGATAATGAACATTACCTGTTTTCTCTTGTCGATTTGAAGGGTGCAATGCCCGAACAAAGCCAGGGGGGATTCAAGGCGCTGGTCTGTCGCGGGGTCAAAGATGGACTGCTCAAGCGCATCTGCCGGGGGTTATATTTGTACCCGCAGGTGGAATTTGCCAGCGGCCTGGTTCTGTTTCATGCCGCTGCCAGATTGCGCGCCGATGCCTTTAATTATATCAGTCTTGAGACGGCGCTCAGCGATGCCGGGGTGATTTCGCAGATCCCTGTCAACTGGATCACCCTGATGTCTTCTGGGCGCAGCCACATTGTAAATTGTGGTGATTTTGGTCGTATTGAGTTTGTTCACACCAAGAAACGGCCGAAAAATTTAAGCGATCAGTTGGCCTATGATGTTGATTGCCGTTTGTGGCGTGCATCCGTTGCCTTGGCGCTGAAGGATATGCAGGCAACTAAACGGAGTACCGCTTTAATTGACTGGAATGCCGCCAATGAATTTATTTGATCAACTGGTTCTTCAGGCGATGAAAAATAAGGCTGAGCTTGCGCCGTTGCGGGCGGTGGTTGAGAAAGAACTTCTCCATCATGATATTATGCGTGAAATGAATGCCGCTGGCTGTCTCGACACCTTGACCTTTATCGGTGGAACCTGCTTGCGTGCCTGTTATGGTTCTCAGCTGTTGAGTGAAGATTTAGATTTTACCGGTGGCAAAACTTTTGATCGTGAGACGTTGGGCGATTTGGCGACTATTCTTGTTGACCGGCTGGAAGCGAAATATGGTTTGCAGGTGACGGTGGATGAGCCGAAGAGAGAGGTCGGGAATGTTGATACCTGGAAGATGAAAGTTAACACCCGACCGGAGCAAAAATCACTGCCTGCGCAAAGAATTAATATCGATATTTGCGCCTTGCCCAGCTATGATCGGCGCCCTGTGATGGTGCGCAACCATTATGGCGTCGAGATGGGAACTGCCGGCCTGATCATTCAGGCGCAAAGCCGCGAGGAAATCCTGGCTGATAAGCTTGTTGCCTTGGGTTTGCGGCCAAACCGGCTGAAAAATCGTGATCTTTGGGATATTGTCTGGCTTAAACAACTTGGGGTCGAACTGCCGCTGGATTTGCTACCAGACAAGATTCTTGATCGTCAGCGGAGTACGGCGGAATTTTTGATTTTGTTAAATGAGCGTAAGTCTCAATTGCAACTGGATCCGGAATTTCAGCGTGATTTTAGTCAAGAAATGAAACGATTTCTGCCCGTACACATTGTTGTGGAAACGATTGAGAATGAAGCGTTCTGGCCGTATCTTGTGGGGGTTATTTGTGCGGAATGTAAT
Above is a window of Desulfuromonadaceae bacterium DNA encoding:
- a CDS encoding nucleotidyl transferase AbiEii/AbiGii toxin family protein; the encoded protein is MNLFDQLVLQAMKNKAELAPLRAVVEKELLHHDIMREMNAAGCLDTLTFIGGTCLRACYGSQLLSEDLDFTGGKTFDRETLGDLATILVDRLEAKYGLQVTVDEPKREVGNVDTWKMKVNTRPEQKSLPAQRINIDICALPSYDRRPVMVRNHYGVEMGTAGLIIQAQSREEILADKLVALGLRPNRLKNRDLWDIVWLKQLGVELPLDLLPDKILDRQRSTAEFLILLNERKSQLQLDPEFQRDFSQEMKRFLPVHIVVETIENEAFWPYLVGVICAECNQVNRSLTNPPKIYTFKM